Proteins from a single region of Bdellovibrio bacteriovorus HD100:
- a CDS encoding S41 family peptidase, with protein MSSFSKGVRGFIIAGSLAVSSLASAQLKEGLECRYLTVIEQGFLANHVKYSNRDTDLQNRVIEQYLKRLDPSKIYLTQGDVDAIRKSAGNVFDKTKNRDCSFLDAAQKIVLERVKDRSEFAKKYLGKDFKFESSTEFTFDPEKKTWPKDSADANEYLKKYIQFQIGNYMATDMKMDEAKKNVIKNYERAVKRTADTTQDDLFSGYLDSFARALDPHSSFFSRDVLEDFEIQMRLSLEGIGATLSSQDGFTVVEQLVPGGAAAKSGLIEPQDKIVAVGQEKGAMENVIDMDLKDVVKKIRGNKGTKVRLTILRKSGEGKKRFDVTLTREKVNLEDEAASIIYQDREINGQKKKIGVINFPSFYADSRRGGRSSAADMKKLIKEANEKKVDGLVLDLSNNGGGSLEDAVKIAGLFFQTGNVVKQSSKNEGRAESALRDTDPMVDWSGPLVVLTSRISASASEIVSGTLQDYKRAVVVGGDHTYGKGSVQSVLPIPNNLGAIKVTVGMFFVPGGKSTQHRGVDADIVLPGPFSADDIGEKYMDYSLPPKTIESFLSPDAYVKEGPGAWKEIKPEWLKSLRERSGERVAKNDEFKKIVEELNKAKARGKVIRVSEVLKDKNEKEKKDKAKKTASKAKKNEEYLKRPDIMEAENVLLDLIQLEDGKSLVPQQKQANAK; from the coding sequence ATGAGTTCATTCTCAAAAGGCGTTAGAGGTTTCATCATTGCCGGATCATTGGCAGTTTCATCTTTGGCATCGGCCCAACTGAAAGAAGGCCTGGAGTGCCGTTACCTGACAGTGATTGAACAGGGCTTCCTTGCCAACCACGTGAAGTATTCCAACCGCGACACCGATCTGCAAAACCGTGTGATCGAACAGTATCTGAAACGCCTGGATCCTTCCAAAATCTATCTGACTCAAGGTGATGTCGATGCGATTCGCAAATCTGCGGGCAACGTTTTTGATAAAACCAAAAACCGTGACTGCTCGTTCCTGGATGCAGCTCAGAAAATCGTTCTGGAGCGCGTGAAAGACCGTTCTGAATTTGCTAAAAAATATCTGGGCAAAGACTTCAAGTTTGAGTCTTCCACAGAATTCACTTTTGATCCGGAAAAGAAAACCTGGCCGAAGGATTCTGCTGACGCCAATGAATATCTGAAAAAGTATATCCAGTTCCAGATCGGGAACTACATGGCGACAGACATGAAAATGGATGAAGCCAAAAAGAACGTGATCAAAAACTATGAGCGTGCAGTGAAAAGAACCGCTGACACCACCCAGGATGATCTGTTCTCTGGTTACCTGGATTCCTTTGCTCGCGCGTTGGATCCACACTCCAGCTTCTTCTCTCGCGATGTGCTAGAGGACTTCGAAATTCAGATGCGTTTGTCCTTGGAAGGTATCGGCGCGACACTTTCTTCCCAGGATGGTTTCACAGTTGTGGAACAACTGGTTCCGGGCGGGGCGGCAGCGAAATCCGGCCTGATTGAGCCACAGGATAAAATCGTGGCTGTCGGTCAGGAAAAAGGCGCGATGGAAAATGTGATCGACATGGATTTGAAAGACGTTGTCAAAAAAATCCGTGGTAACAAGGGCACGAAAGTGCGCCTGACTATTTTGAGAAAATCCGGTGAAGGCAAAAAACGTTTTGATGTCACTTTGACCCGTGAAAAGGTGAACCTGGAGGACGAAGCAGCGTCCATCATCTATCAGGATCGTGAAATCAACGGTCAGAAAAAGAAAATCGGTGTTATCAACTTCCCATCCTTCTATGCGGATTCCCGTCGTGGCGGCAGATCTTCTGCGGCTGACATGAAAAAGCTGATCAAGGAAGCCAACGAAAAGAAAGTCGACGGCCTGGTACTGGATCTTTCCAACAACGGTGGCGGTTCTCTTGAAGATGCGGTGAAAATCGCGGGTCTGTTCTTCCAGACCGGGAACGTGGTGAAGCAGTCCTCCAAAAATGAAGGCCGTGCGGAATCCGCACTTCGCGACACAGATCCAATGGTGGACTGGTCAGGTCCGCTGGTGGTATTGACCAGCCGTATCTCTGCTTCCGCTTCCGAGATTGTGTCTGGTACTTTGCAGGATTATAAACGTGCCGTTGTCGTGGGTGGTGATCACACTTACGGTAAAGGTTCTGTTCAGTCCGTACTTCCAATTCCGAACAACCTGGGCGCGATCAAAGTGACTGTGGGTATGTTCTTCGTGCCGGGTGGTAAATCCACTCAGCACCGTGGTGTGGATGCGGATATCGTTTTGCCAGGCCCGTTCAGTGCGGATGACATCGGCGAAAAATACATGGATTACTCTTTGCCGCCAAAAACGATTGAGTCCTTCCTGTCTCCGGATGCTTACGTGAAAGAAGGCCCGGGCGCTTGGAAAGAGATCAAACCAGAGTGGCTGAAGTCCCTGCGTGAAAGATCCGGTGAGCGTGTTGCTAAGAATGATGAATTCAAAAAAATCGTTGAAGAGCTGAACAAAGCCAAAGCCCGCGGTAAAGTGATCCGCGTGAGCGAAGTTCTTAAAGACAAGAACGAAAAAGAAAAGAAAGACAAAGCTAAAAAGACCGCTAGCAAGGCCAAGAAAAACGAAGAGTATTTGAAGCGTCCTGACATCATGGAAGCGGAAAATGTTCTTCTGGATCTGATTCAGCTTGAGGACGGGAAATCCTTGGTGCCTCAGCAGAAACAGGCCAACGCCAAGTAG
- a CDS encoding tetratricopeptide repeat protein, with amino-acid sequence MSYVLGLLLLCVVVQVSAASAPSSGSVEQLRIFLNQNPYDNNVRRHLIEKHLELHQSAEAHAEFASYKKLDPHLNVDGGNALQMRLDMLDGKFGAAKHLALKLLTVPQLGAEDRYRAHLTLGDLAYVHFTSGDAVSRYKKALSVKPVPEAKHRLARAYLQNKKYGRAQGILSDLIGVGYASDPVRYDYLQSLLEAGQNQAAALRLSQWYSEEPGNPWIVTAHARFLLSLGQDESARMILQQYAEIYQPTTEIDELLRSTQPQRTPTAETVMVLGLRPEMPVNAGVVRGAASAGEAAGKQAMESSLSPRHWQMQAVAGYQMINNRVEGQGFNSLLSPEAGYVAGVAAETDNEGSAYSFVGRARTSWQTYKIPSGLQQNGDRSQAFDIAGGLQTLLAADWQLQMQLNYRSRSGIESATNTYVSGYQMLGVQAGVSKTWQLRFPWSFEVHADLTLPVYFTESTAESGQLRFGYFSSLQALAQYPLREGLAFRAGLGLVRNEIQFNGNGSRGVTDATDSEEGLMIPVSLTWVY; translated from the coding sequence ATGTCGTACGTTTTAGGTCTTCTGCTTTTGTGCGTTGTTGTGCAGGTCTCTGCAGCATCCGCCCCATCGTCTGGCTCTGTCGAGCAATTGCGAATTTTTCTGAACCAGAACCCTTATGACAACAATGTCCGTCGCCACCTGATTGAAAAACATCTGGAGCTTCATCAAAGCGCTGAAGCTCATGCGGAGTTTGCCTCTTACAAGAAGTTGGATCCCCATCTGAACGTCGATGGTGGAAATGCCCTGCAGATGCGGCTGGATATGCTTGATGGAAAGTTTGGTGCTGCCAAACACCTAGCCTTGAAACTATTGACTGTGCCCCAGCTGGGGGCGGAAGACCGCTACCGAGCACATTTAACTTTGGGCGATCTGGCCTATGTTCACTTTACCTCGGGGGATGCGGTTTCCCGCTATAAAAAAGCTCTTTCCGTCAAGCCGGTCCCGGAGGCGAAACATCGACTGGCGCGTGCTTACCTTCAGAACAAAAAGTACGGCCGTGCTCAGGGTATACTGAGCGACCTGATCGGAGTGGGCTACGCCTCGGATCCGGTTCGTTACGATTATCTGCAAAGTTTGCTGGAGGCCGGACAGAACCAGGCCGCAGCCCTGCGTTTGAGTCAATGGTACAGCGAAGAACCGGGCAATCCATGGATTGTGACAGCCCATGCGCGTTTTTTACTAAGTCTGGGACAGGACGAATCGGCGCGTATGATACTTCAGCAGTATGCTGAGATCTATCAACCAACTACGGAAATCGATGAGCTGTTGCGAAGCACTCAGCCGCAGCGTACTCCAACGGCGGAGACCGTCATGGTGCTTGGGCTGCGCCCGGAGATGCCGGTCAATGCAGGAGTGGTGCGGGGAGCTGCCTCTGCCGGAGAGGCCGCGGGGAAGCAGGCAATGGAATCGTCTTTGAGCCCGCGACACTGGCAGATGCAGGCCGTGGCTGGATATCAGATGATTAATAACCGGGTGGAAGGGCAGGGATTTAATTCCCTGCTAAGTCCCGAGGCGGGTTACGTTGCAGGTGTTGCCGCCGAAACTGACAATGAAGGTTCCGCCTATTCCTTTGTGGGCAGGGCCCGCACGTCTTGGCAAACCTATAAAATTCCTTCTGGGCTTCAGCAGAATGGAGACCGGTCTCAGGCATTTGATATTGCCGGAGGACTGCAGACCCTGTTGGCAGCCGACTGGCAGTTGCAAATGCAGCTTAACTATCGTTCACGCAGTGGCATTGAGTCGGCGACCAACACTTATGTGTCAGGTTATCAGATGCTGGGTGTGCAGGCGGGAGTTTCTAAAACCTGGCAGCTTCGTTTTCCGTGGAGCTTTGAAGTCCACGCTGATCTGACTTTGCCCGTGTACTTTACCGAGTCCACGGCCGAATCAGGTCAGTTGCGGTTTGGCTATTTTTCAAGCCTGCAGGCACTGGCGCAGTATCCGCTGCGTGAAGGACTGGCCTTTCGCGCAGGTTTGGGTCTTGTGCGCAACGAGATTCAGTTCAATGGCAATGGGTCCCGCGGTGTGACCGATGCCACAGATTCCGAAGAAGGTTTGATGATTCCAGTCAGTCTTACGTGGGTTTATTAG